The segment TCAAGACAAGAAACTGCGTTGAGAGGGCTTTTGGTGTCCTTAAGTCCAGATTTCggcaagtataaaaaaaatagatttcattcaaatattaGACTTGCAGAACAGACTCCAAACATAAAGCATATAAGCAAAATTTCTTACCTGGGTAACACTTCTCTTTTATCttctctttatttctttaatttaactttttcCCGAGACTGCACTTCCAATGGGACAACATCGCTCCCCCATCTGATAATGAGCTTACAATACAGAAAAGGAGAATTAGATACAGAACAcccaaatcataaaattatttcaaattcatttttttataaaattatttttaaaacatcactaACCCATTTACAAATGGGCCATACAAATAGTTGCAAAAACATgcaaaattctttgaaaaaatacaaaataatgtttGGGGCTTGACAATGCATAAATTTATACTTTCCAACAAACGCATGACTAGGTGACGGATCATAATTCATATCCAtgttattcaacaataatattCTGTTACAGATGTCTGCACAAAACAGGTGGAGCTTTGGCCTACACCCCTTCAAAATGTGTAAGGATCATCGAATGTTGCTGCCGCCTCCATAACAGGGCCATCGAAGACCGCATTCCAGCACCAGCAACAGGACAAGTACCCATCTTCTCCGATAATGACACTTTCAATGCTGAAACTATTGTCAATGCAAACGCAGTTAACACCAGAAACATCATTGTTAgaagattttaattatttagtgGAATTGTctgtttatttgatatatttgccTGTCCAATAgttaataatttttgataagtAATGTGCAACACCCTGTTAAAtgtagtttgatattttaattattcaaataagtgataattttttttctgcttacAGGTCATTATTTTTGAATTGTACAAATGTTAGTACGTTAAATGTGTTCTAAGATTGATGTTTTCCAATTTGTTATCTAAAAAATCATGTTCTACATTGTCAACTCAATTATGGTAAACGATTTGGTTAttgttttagatttgttttatttgatatttttaaagagagatatcaTTTAAAGCTGCCATCTTACTGTAGAATTGTAATATTCCATTTTTGAATCCTCCATCTAACTGGAACACAtacaaagaaacatttttttgttaatccacagtgtcattttcaatttttttttttgtaaatcaaaaaattaatactGTTCAACACATCACGATAATGCCAGAGTATGACTTACtgtactttttaatttacattttatatgcatgtattattGTTAAAGTTGTCTTCAGATGGTActcttaaaatacatttatgaaatatatattgagTCCCTTGAAATTTAGCAtgtgtttatttgttatttgataaatttaaaaatgataaagtctATTTTCCAAGACAATTCATTCATGTACTTAATGTTTTcacattctttaaaatataaacaaaaatattgtagTCCATATGGtggataattataataaaatttaatataaccagcaaattaaaaatgctgcttccatacaagtaattgtaattgtaATAATGGTCAGAAAAGGCAGAAAAAGATATCTGTGAGCTTAATTTTCACTAGTAAtaccccgctctgatgtgaatatgcaaaatgagCAAAGTTGACAGAAagctgattggtacaaaaataaatcctaacttctggcatgcctaaacaaatagtgtgatacaatttcaagcatctgtgatgaATAGTTGCTGAAAAACTGTGACAGAAATTACCGTTACTGACAGACAGATGAACAAAAGGACAGTCatgagacagacagacacacaagggtaaaacagtataacCCCTTCTCCTTTGGAGCGGAGGTATAAAAAACATTGGTCTCACAGAGGGTGGAAGTTTCAAGCAAGTTTAAATGAAATTACTAATTAAAACTCAGACAAAAGATTACAAACAGATTGAACatttgaagaagaaaacaaaGCATAAAAGTTCTTCAAAATCTCGAGCCTCTCTTTTTCAATTTCCAGTCTCTGCTTTTTGATTGAAAGCAACTCCTCCTCAATTTCAATGAGGCGCCGAGATCCGTAGCTGTACTCATTAAATGTCTGAGCTTTCCGCTTTCCTTATAAACGGAAAATAAATCTTATCTCGATATAGAGTAATgccagaacatttttttttatcttttaaaaatcttaatataaACTAGAAATTTTTCACATATGTAAGGCAAAATAGAATTGTGTTTctgttttgtgtttttcttgttttcatacCTTAAGAAGTAGACGGTTCTGACAAAGAAGATTCTTCTGTGAAgttaaaggaaattttaaagaaaactagcAAGAGGTACCTTGAGTTTGCAAACTTACAAATGATACACCCCGTtaagaaaatatcataattcaagtaaattaagaaataaacatcattGAGAAAAGTTCATTGATGATTTTTTCACATTGCTgtatattacttatattaacATTTGAGAATGGCAAATCCATCAGAATCATTAACATAATGATGAtcttacattttcaatattgcAACCATCATGTGCGTGCAATACATGCAATCATTGACATGATAACACAGACCGGGAACACAGGgaaagacagacggacaaggagATTcctatttaaccccccccccccccaatctttgTTTGCAAGGGGTATAATCATATTGGCAgtgtgtataattatatcaatctgattaaaatcagatctgcGATCCTCTTCGACTAATTCGATGTTGCCACACAAGAGATCTTTGTGTAGCGACATTGAATTTGTTGGAGCGGATCgcagatctgattttaatcagattgataattatatttgctTAAACTAACAATTATAagcattttgataaattttgcacttttcttgGGCAGAATGATAAATTTCAGTTAAATACCagtatttcaaaatgttgaatTGTTTAAAGAATACTAAACATAGGATATATACTAACCTTCAGATTGAGAGACAACTGGCACATCACTATTAGTGTCTAGATTTTCAAGTTCTTCAGCTGGAACTAAAACAAATGttgttctttatttatttatttagtcaTACTTTTAACCAGAAGCCTCTTGgttacatttattgatatttttttatttacaatgcagaaAAAAGACAATAAACCCAACCTTTGCAGTTAATGAACATAGCCATGCAAAGCTCTTTGATGGATAAAACCTTGAATACTCTAAGTCTTGAAAGAAGTAATAAGTTGTTTTTCTCCTTCATTATAAATCACTTACTCTTATGTTATAATAATGCAACTCCATATCTTAGAAGACTGATCATGTAGAACAGACAGACAAAGAGATGAACAGAGTGCTTCcaaaaagacccccccccccttcctaaAACTTCATATGTGGGGGTAAAACTACTGTAACTATTCATAGTGATAAACCAACATGATCAATGATAGCGAAGTATCATGGCAACTTATAATCTTACCCTCAGTGACAATAAATGGCTGTATCTCAAGGCAACTTGGTTTTTGGGACATCTGAGGGGAAGACCTGACTTCACTGGTGTCCACCCCATCCTCAATTCCAGATATGGCTGACTGAGGAATCAACTGCAATATCTAAAATTTTCATGGAGTTAAACGTACATATTTCCTTACTATAGTCTGACAATTTACAATTCATTCCATAAAGAAAAAGGAGTTAAAAATAAAGCATCTTGTCAgaagcatttgaaaaaaaatcattttcatttcatcttCATTTTCTTGTAAAGCAAATGAttcataattaataacaattttataaacaatatcatTTAGATTTAAATTGGATTGATGTTGGAGACAAAACAAGggagaaataaaacagcatgcAAACATAACACTTATATTAGTTGATACTAGAACTTGGAGACCTACCTTAAAACACTACTTGAAAACATATGCAGTAGTGATGGGATTTGAACCCATTATCTCCTAAGTCAATTATATACATTTAGGGTACATAAAAGGACAGACAAGGACTTACACAGAACAACATATGTTCACGAAAGATTGTCAGTGAAGCATCAATACTGGTTAGTTCATACTTACCCACAATGATCTGTCTTTTCGGACATTTACAAATTTCAGGCATTCATTCACTAAATGACAGAACCTTAGCATGTagctaaatattaattttatatcatattgtcAATTATACCCCCAAAACAATACCATTTGGGCTTTTGTAATTGCTAAATCAATGGACCAGTACACACAAATTGACACAATAACAGCTTGTCTTTGTATGTTACACCATGGATATCTTCAACTTGAAGTTTATCATTTCATTGTTACGGACCTACCTTAATTTCCTTGTAAGGATCACATGTAACAAATTAACATATGAATACAACAGTATGAAATACTTCTTGAAGGTTTGGATTGCCTTTTAACACTGTAAAGATTGAAATAGAATAATGGCATGTTCAACAAACTTTCTCCTCCCAAGGCTTCAACATGGGGAGCTGTGAAGGCCCTCCTCCAGTTTGCGTCAAGTTTTTCCTCCGTTGAGCTTCCTTCTTCTTGACGGCAGACTGCATGTCTtgccacttttttttttacttccacTACCCCTCTTGTGCACTGCAGACTTACGGCGTTTACTCTACATATGTGCACAATTGCATATGAAAAGAGCACAAACACTCAGT is part of the Magallana gigas chromosome 3, xbMagGiga1.1, whole genome shotgun sequence genome and harbors:
- the LOC117685280 gene encoding uncharacterized protein isoform X1 — translated: MQSAVKKKEAQRRKNLTQTGGGPSQLPMLKPWEEKILQLIPQSAISGIEDGVDTSEVRSSPQMSQKPSCLEIQPFIVTEVPAEELENLDTNSDVPVVSQSEEESSLSEPSTS
- the LOC117685280 gene encoding uncharacterized protein isoform X2 → MQSAVKKKEAQRRKNLTQTGGGPSQLPMLKPWEEKILQLIPQSAISGIEDGVDTSEVRSSPQMSQKPSCLEIQPFIVTEVPAEELENLDTNSDVPVVSQSEG